The Microbacterium sp. Nx66 genome contains a region encoding:
- a CDS encoding DUF6993 domain-containing protein, whose translation MLRSVLNSRAATLVLVAGLSAAVLAGCAPEPEVTPTPTGTASATPTPPAAPALVPGGSAADNLPVFTAVAEQVWGTEQRAEGRAYVDGLVAAGFDRDAMQLTPDQSTVGNPAESIQFSVRWGEEECLIGQVGPSTGAVVTTVMPQLAGGRCLVGVTRPIDW comes from the coding sequence GTGCTCCGATCGGTCCTGAACTCCCGCGCTGCGACGCTCGTGCTCGTCGCCGGTCTCTCGGCAGCCGTCCTCGCCGGGTGCGCCCCGGAGCCGGAGGTGACGCCGACCCCGACCGGGACGGCCAGTGCCACGCCGACACCGCCGGCCGCGCCTGCTCTGGTGCCGGGCGGGAGCGCCGCAGACAACCTTCCCGTGTTCACCGCAGTGGCCGAACAGGTGTGGGGCACGGAGCAGCGCGCGGAGGGGCGGGCATACGTCGACGGTCTCGTCGCGGCGGGGTTCGATCGGGACGCCATGCAGCTCACGCCGGACCAGTCCACGGTCGGGAACCCGGCGGAGAGCATCCAGTTCTCGGTCCGCTGGGGCGAGGAGGAGTGCCTGATCGGACAGGTCGGGCCCTCCACCGGCGCCGTCGTGACCACCGTCATGCCGCAGCTCGCCGGCGGGCGCTGTCTCGTGGGCGTGACGCGGCCGATCGACTGGTGA
- a CDS encoding acyl-CoA thioesterase, translating to MSADEHAIQTVERLLDVLDLDATQARTTEDIFTGSSHPMPSGRIYGGQVLAQTLVAAERTLPQDRAVHSMHGYFLRPGDASQGITIAVDRIHDGRSFSTRRTQAYQNGVPIFSMIASFQDADPGVEHAEPMPAGIPVPEDLVPDEDRVPGLAGGARRMLSERAADIRHVDSPLYLPNDDERVPRQAVWMRLRAPLPDDQRLHRAALAYLSDMTIQESILRAHGVSWSLPGLKVASLDHAMWWHRPARVDEWLLYVQESPSARGGRGLATGRVYTREGALVASVAQEIMIRVPEDR from the coding sequence ATGAGCGCCGACGAGCACGCCATCCAGACCGTGGAGCGTCTTCTCGACGTCCTCGACCTCGACGCCACCCAGGCGCGGACCACCGAGGACATCTTCACCGGTTCGTCGCACCCGATGCCGAGCGGCCGCATCTACGGCGGTCAGGTGCTCGCGCAGACCCTCGTGGCCGCGGAGCGCACGCTGCCGCAGGACCGGGCCGTCCACTCGATGCACGGGTACTTCCTCCGCCCGGGCGACGCGAGTCAGGGCATCACCATCGCCGTCGATCGCATCCATGACGGCCGCTCGTTCTCCACCCGTCGGACTCAGGCATACCAGAACGGCGTCCCGATCTTCTCGATGATCGCCTCGTTCCAGGACGCCGACCCCGGAGTGGAGCATGCCGAGCCCATGCCCGCCGGTATCCCTGTCCCGGAGGACCTCGTCCCCGATGAGGACCGGGTGCCGGGCCTCGCCGGCGGTGCACGGCGCATGCTGAGCGAGCGCGCCGCGGACATCCGCCACGTCGACTCCCCGCTCTATCTGCCGAACGATGATGAGAGGGTTCCGCGGCAGGCGGTGTGGATGCGGCTGCGTGCCCCGCTCCCCGACGACCAGCGGCTGCATCGGGCCGCGCTCGCCTACCTCAGCGACATGACGATCCAGGAGTCGATCCTGCGCGCTCACGGAGTGTCATGGTCGCTGCCCGGGTTGAAGGTCGCGAGCCTGGACCACGCGATGTGGTGGCATCGTCCGGCCCGCGTGGACGAATGGCTCCTCTACGTGCAGGAGTCGCCGAGCGCCCGGGGCGGTCGCGGTCTGGCCACGGGGCGGGTGTACACCCGTGAGGGCGCGCTGGTCGCGAGCGTCGCGCAGGAGATCATGATCCGCGTCCCGGAGGATCGCTGA
- a CDS encoding globin yields the protein MTFYDEVGGRETFAKIVSVFYREVALDPVLKPMYPEEDLGPAEERLLLFLEQYWGGPTTYGETRGHPRLRMRHMPFRVDPDARDRWLRHMRTAVDEAQLSPLHETTLWDYLERAAYAMVNTFEPSGIGTAPQGRTTLETRSRQESTENP from the coding sequence GTGACGTTCTACGACGAGGTCGGCGGCCGCGAGACGTTCGCGAAGATCGTCTCGGTGTTCTATCGCGAGGTCGCCCTCGATCCCGTGCTCAAGCCCATGTACCCGGAGGAAGACCTCGGTCCGGCGGAGGAGCGGCTGCTGCTGTTCCTCGAGCAGTACTGGGGCGGGCCGACGACCTACGGCGAGACCCGCGGTCACCCCCGCCTGCGGATGCGCCATATGCCGTTCCGGGTCGATCCCGACGCCCGGGATCGTTGGCTTCGTCATATGCGCACCGCCGTGGACGAGGCGCAGCTGTCCCCGTTGCACGAAACCACTCTCTGGGACTACCTGGAGCGCGCCGCCTATGCCATGGTGAACACATTCGAGCCGTCCGGTATCGGTACGGCACCTCAGGGCCGCACGACCCTGGAGACCCGCTCCCGTCAGGAATCAACGGAGAACCCATGA
- a CDS encoding acyl-CoA thioesterase, with translation MSTDSPGSRLHIPIQLRWGDLDAFNHVNNTSMLKLLEEARVRAFWRAGPGEQAPSTAVLDSGIEEGILTLIARQEIEYLAPVPYQRRPLEVQMWFGKLGGSSVEVCYEVHNDPAAEPRELYARSTAVIVLVDAGTGRPTRLTAEMREAWEPYVGPSIEYAHR, from the coding sequence ATGAGCACCGACTCGCCGGGTTCCCGCCTGCACATCCCGATCCAGCTCCGCTGGGGCGATCTGGATGCGTTCAACCACGTCAACAACACCTCGATGCTGAAGCTGCTCGAGGAGGCGCGCGTCCGCGCGTTCTGGCGGGCGGGACCCGGCGAGCAGGCGCCGTCCACGGCCGTCCTCGACTCCGGGATCGAGGAAGGCATCCTGACGCTCATCGCGCGGCAGGAGATCGAGTACCTCGCTCCGGTGCCGTATCAGCGCCGCCCGTTGGAGGTGCAGATGTGGTTCGGGAAGCTCGGTGGATCGAGCGTCGAGGTCTGCTACGAGGTGCACAACGACCCGGCCGCCGAGCCGCGTGAACTCTACGCGCGGTCCACGGCCGTCATCGTGCTCGTCGACGCGGGGACCGGGCGGCCGACGCGGCTGACCGCGGAGATGCGCGAGGCATGGGAGCCGTACGTCGGCCCCTCCATCGAGTACGCCCACCGCTGA
- the pepN gene encoding aminopeptidase N, with protein sequence MPGENLTRIEAQERRDVVDTHSYEVALDLTKGAEVFGSRSVVRFSASPDSFTFIDLIARDVREISLNGEQLDPREVFADSRIALAGLQEENVLVVDADCLYTNTGEGLHRFVDPVDGEVYLYSQFEVPDSRRVFAVFEQPDLKATFQFTVTAPAEWKVVSNSPTPEPIVHDDGVSATWGFEPTPRISSYITALVAGPYEATFSELTSASGRVIPLGVYGRKSLWQHLDADYIFDKTREGFAYFESKFGVPYPFAKYDQLFVPEFNAGAMENAGAVTFTETYVFRSKVTDAVKERRVVTILHELAHMWFGDLVTMKWWNDLWLNESFAEWASTIATAEATEWTEAWTTFNAMEKTWAYRQDQLPSTHPIVAEINDLEDVQVNFDGITYAKGGSVLKQLAAWVGIEAFFSGVSQYFQKHSWGNTELSDLLTELEATSGRDLGTWSKKWLETAGVNTLEPVVAEDDNGKISRFAITQTAPADYPTIRPHRLGIGFYSLQDGALTRTHHIEVDVDGDRTEVPELQGLARPDLILLNDDDLAYAKIRLDEKSLATAIAHLADIHDPLARSLVWGAAWDQTRDAETPASDYIDLVLGNIGRETESTTVRTTLAQLRTAATLYVAPAERETARLKVADGLWALAESAEAGSDSQLQFVTAFANNLVTPEHAGIVGRLRSGEETLPGLDVDADLSWQLLVGLATIGATDAGAIDAALAADNTAKGAEFAAQARAALPDAAAKQQAWDALIARDDAPNTIVRSAALGFVHPAGAEVLGAFVSQYFDMLLPVWESRTYQIAQYLVVGLFPTALADVALRDATRGWLSEHQDAPPALRRLVLENLADVERALAAQSRDAED encoded by the coding sequence TTGCCTGGAGAGAACCTCACCCGAATCGAAGCGCAGGAGCGCCGCGACGTCGTCGACACGCACTCCTATGAGGTCGCCCTCGATCTGACCAAGGGCGCCGAGGTCTTCGGCTCCCGGAGCGTCGTGCGCTTCTCCGCGTCCCCCGACAGCTTCACCTTCATCGACCTCATCGCCCGTGACGTGCGCGAGATCTCGCTCAACGGAGAGCAGCTCGACCCGCGCGAGGTCTTCGCAGACTCCCGGATCGCGCTCGCCGGACTGCAGGAGGAGAACGTCCTCGTCGTCGACGCCGACTGCCTCTACACCAACACCGGCGAGGGCCTGCACCGCTTCGTCGACCCGGTGGACGGCGAGGTGTACCTCTACTCGCAGTTCGAGGTGCCCGACTCCCGTCGCGTGTTCGCCGTCTTCGAGCAGCCCGACCTCAAGGCCACCTTCCAGTTCACGGTGACCGCCCCCGCGGAGTGGAAGGTCGTCTCCAACTCCCCCACCCCCGAGCCCATCGTCCACGACGACGGAGTCTCGGCCACCTGGGGCTTCGAGCCCACGCCCCGGATCTCCTCCTACATCACGGCTCTCGTCGCGGGCCCGTACGAGGCCACCTTCTCCGAGCTCACCAGCGCCTCGGGACGCGTGATCCCGCTCGGCGTCTACGGACGCAAGAGCCTCTGGCAGCACCTGGACGCCGACTACATCTTCGACAAGACCCGTGAGGGCTTCGCCTACTTCGAGTCCAAGTTCGGCGTGCCGTACCCGTTCGCCAAGTACGACCAGCTCTTCGTCCCGGAGTTCAATGCGGGCGCGATGGAGAACGCGGGAGCGGTGACCTTCACCGAGACGTACGTCTTCCGCAGCAAGGTCACCGACGCCGTCAAGGAGCGTCGCGTCGTCACGATCCTGCACGAGCTCGCCCACATGTGGTTCGGCGACCTCGTCACCATGAAGTGGTGGAACGACCTCTGGCTCAACGAGTCGTTCGCGGAGTGGGCGTCCACCATCGCGACGGCCGAGGCGACGGAGTGGACCGAGGCCTGGACGACCTTCAACGCGATGGAGAAGACCTGGGCCTACCGCCAGGACCAGCTCCCCTCGACCCACCCGATCGTCGCCGAGATCAACGACCTCGAAGACGTGCAGGTGAACTTCGATGGGATCACCTACGCCAAGGGCGGCTCCGTCCTGAAGCAGCTGGCCGCCTGGGTCGGCATCGAGGCGTTCTTCTCGGGCGTCTCGCAGTACTTCCAGAAGCACTCCTGGGGCAACACCGAGCTCAGCGACCTGCTCACCGAGCTCGAGGCCACCAGCGGTCGCGACCTCGGCACGTGGTCCAAGAAGTGGCTGGAGACGGCCGGCGTCAACACTCTCGAGCCGGTCGTGGCCGAGGACGACAACGGGAAGATCTCGCGTTTCGCCATCACTCAGACGGCTCCGGCCGACTACCCGACCATCCGTCCGCACCGTCTCGGCATCGGCTTCTACTCGCTGCAGGACGGCGCACTCACGCGCACCCACCACATCGAGGTGGACGTGGACGGTGACCGCACCGAGGTGCCCGAGCTCCAGGGCCTGGCTCGCCCCGATCTCATCCTCCTCAACGACGACGACCTCGCGTACGCGAAGATCCGTCTCGACGAGAAGTCGCTCGCGACCGCGATCGCCCACCTCGCCGACATCCACGACCCCCTCGCACGCTCGCTCGTGTGGGGTGCGGCCTGGGACCAGACCCGCGACGCGGAGACGCCCGCATCCGACTACATCGACCTCGTCCTCGGCAACATCGGTCGGGAGACCGAGTCCACCACGGTCCGGACCACGCTCGCGCAGCTGCGGACGGCCGCGACGCTCTACGTCGCTCCGGCGGAGCGCGAAACCGCACGGCTCAAGGTGGCCGACGGTCTCTGGGCGCTCGCCGAGTCGGCGGAGGCCGGCAGCGACAGCCAGCTCCAGTTCGTCACCGCCTTCGCGAACAACCTGGTGACGCCGGAGCACGCCGGCATCGTCGGCCGTCTGCGCTCGGGCGAGGAGACGCTCCCCGGACTCGACGTGGACGCCGACCTGAGCTGGCAGCTCCTCGTCGGCCTTGCGACGATCGGTGCGACCGACGCCGGTGCCATCGACGCCGCGCTGGCCGCCGACAACACGGCCAAGGGCGCGGAGTTCGCCGCGCAGGCGCGCGCGGCTCTTCCGGACGCCGCAGCGAAGCAGCAGGCCTGGGACGCGCTGATCGCGCGCGACGACGCCCCGAACACGATCGTCCGCTCCGCAGCCCTCGGTTTCGTCCACCCGGCGGGTGCCGAGGTGCTCGGTGCCTTCGTGTCGCAGTACTTCGACATGCTCCTGCCGGTGTGGGAGTCGCGGACCTACCAGATCGCCCAGTACCTGGTCGTCGGGCTGTTCCCCACCGCGCTCGCGGACGTCGCCCTGCGCGACGCGACGCGCGGATGGCTCTCCGAGCACCAGGACGCGCCGCCCGCGCTGCGCCGTCTCGTTCTGGAGAACCTCGCGGACGTGGAGCGCGCTCTCGCAGCGCAGTCCCGCGACGCCGAGGACTGA
- a CDS encoding single-stranded DNA-binding protein, with amino-acid sequence MIDTVTIVGRVATEPTPGRTSAGVPVTNFRLASTHRRFDAASGSWVDAGTNWFSIAAFRQLAEHARASLRVGDSVIVSGRLRVRPWESNGKQGTSVDIDADTIGHDLRWGTTAYRPSTRPSPTDVEVSGDVPTTDEEGRDAWEQPAEGEAA; translated from the coding sequence ATGATCGACACCGTGACCATCGTGGGGAGAGTCGCGACGGAGCCCACCCCGGGGCGGACGAGTGCGGGGGTGCCCGTCACGAACTTCCGGCTGGCGAGCACGCACCGGCGCTTCGACGCAGCGAGCGGCTCGTGGGTGGATGCGGGGACCAACTGGTTCTCGATCGCAGCCTTCCGCCAGCTCGCGGAGCATGCGCGCGCATCGCTCAGGGTCGGCGACAGCGTCATCGTCTCGGGACGACTGCGCGTACGACCGTGGGAGAGCAATGGCAAGCAGGGGACGAGCGTCGACATCGACGCCGACACGATCGGACACGATCTGCGGTGGGGGACCACCGCGTACCGACCGAGCACCCGTCCGTCTCCCACGGATGTGGAGGTGAGCGGGGACGTCCCGACGACCGATGAGGAAGGGCGCGATGCGTGGGAGCAGCCGGCGGAGGGCGAGGCGGCCTAG
- the orn gene encoding oligoribonuclease, whose product MVTASENDRLVWIDCEMTGLDLAIDELVEIAVVVTDFELRPLDPGFQVVIRPSADALAHMNDFVTAMHETSGLIEEIPQGISLEEAEEQTLAYIRRFVPLERRAPLAGNTIGTDRMFLAKYMPQVDQWLHYRNVDVSSIKELSRRWYPRVFFQAPAKDGGHRALADILESIRELRYYREAVFVDEPGPSSDDAKEIAARTVSEFTSNM is encoded by the coding sequence ATGGTGACTGCTTCCGAGAACGACCGCCTCGTCTGGATCGACTGTGAGATGACGGGACTCGATCTCGCCATCGATGAACTGGTCGAGATCGCGGTGGTGGTCACCGACTTCGAGCTGCGTCCGCTCGACCCCGGCTTCCAGGTCGTCATCCGTCCGAGCGCGGACGCCCTCGCGCACATGAACGACTTCGTCACCGCGATGCACGAGACCTCCGGGCTCATCGAGGAGATCCCGCAGGGGATCAGCCTCGAGGAGGCGGAGGAACAGACGCTGGCCTACATCCGCCGCTTCGTCCCGCTGGAGCGCCGCGCGCCCCTCGCCGGCAACACGATCGGCACCGACCGGATGTTCCTCGCGAAGTACATGCCACAGGTCGACCAGTGGCTGCACTACCGGAACGTCGACGTCTCCAGCATCAAGGAGCTTTCCCGCCGCTGGTACCCGCGGGTGTTCTTCCAGGCACCTGCCAAGGACGGCGGGCACCGCGCGCTGGCGGACATCCTCGAGTCGATCCGCGAGCTGCGTTACTACCGCGAAGCCGTCTTCGTCGACGAACCGGGACCTTCCAGCGATGATGCGAAGGAGATCGCCGCCCGCACGGTGTCGGAGTTCACCTCGAACATGTAA
- the ettA gene encoding energy-dependent translational throttle protein EttA — protein MAEYIYSMVRARKAVGEKLILDDVTMAFLPGAKIGMVGPNGAGKSTILKIMAGLDTPSNGEAKLSPGYSVGILMQEPELDESKTVLENIQDGIAIKAKVDRFNEISALMADPDADFDALLAEMGTLQEEIDAADGWDLDSQLEQAMDALRTPPGDAAIAPLSGGEKRRVALAKLLLQKPDLLLLDEPTNHLDAESVLWLEQHLQSYKGAVIAITHDRYFLDHVAEWIAEVDRGRLIGYEGNYSTYLEKKAERLDIQGKKDAKLAKRLKDELDWVRSSAKGRQTKSKARLARYEEMAAEAERTRKLDFEEIQIPAGPRLGNVVIEAKNLKKGFDGRSLIDGLSFSLPPNGIVGVIGPNGVGKTTLFKTIVGLEPLDGGDLKIGETVKISYVDQSRSSIDPNKTLWEVVSDGLDFITVGKTEIPSRAYVSKFGFKGPDQQKKAGVLSGGERNRLNLALTLKEGGNLLLLDEPTNDLDVETLSSLENALLEFPGCAVVITHDRWFLDRIATHILAYEGTDEKPDQWYWFEGNFEAYEQNKIERLGPDAAKPHRSTHRKLTRD, from the coding sequence GTGGCTGAGTACATCTACTCCATGGTTCGTGCCCGCAAGGCGGTGGGTGAGAAGCTCATCCTGGACGACGTCACGATGGCGTTCCTGCCGGGCGCGAAGATCGGCATGGTCGGCCCCAACGGCGCCGGAAAGTCGACGATCCTCAAGATCATGGCGGGGCTCGACACGCCCTCCAACGGTGAGGCCAAGCTCTCGCCGGGCTACTCCGTGGGCATCCTCATGCAGGAGCCCGAGCTCGACGAGTCGAAGACGGTCCTGGAGAACATCCAGGACGGCATCGCCATCAAGGCCAAGGTCGACCGGTTCAACGAGATCTCCGCGCTGATGGCCGACCCGGACGCCGACTTCGATGCGCTGCTCGCGGAGATGGGTACGCTGCAGGAGGAGATCGACGCGGCGGACGGCTGGGACCTCGATTCCCAGCTCGAGCAGGCGATGGACGCCCTGCGCACCCCGCCCGGCGACGCGGCCATCGCTCCGCTCTCCGGTGGCGAGAAGCGCCGTGTGGCGCTGGCCAAGCTGCTGCTGCAGAAGCCCGACCTGCTGCTCCTCGACGAGCCCACCAACCACCTCGACGCGGAGAGCGTGCTCTGGCTCGAGCAGCACCTCCAGTCGTACAAGGGCGCCGTGATCGCGATCACCCACGACCGGTACTTCCTCGACCACGTGGCCGAGTGGATCGCTGAGGTCGACCGCGGCCGCCTCATCGGCTACGAGGGCAACTACTCGACGTACCTGGAGAAGAAGGCCGAGCGCCTCGACATCCAGGGCAAGAAGGACGCCAAGCTCGCGAAGCGCCTCAAGGACGAGCTCGACTGGGTCCGCTCCAGCGCGAAGGGCCGCCAGACCAAGTCGAAGGCCCGTTTGGCCCGGTACGAGGAGATGGCGGCCGAGGCGGAGCGGACGAGGAAGCTGGACTTCGAGGAGATCCAGATCCCTGCCGGTCCTCGACTCGGCAACGTGGTCATCGAGGCGAAGAACCTCAAGAAGGGCTTCGACGGGCGCTCGCTCATCGACGGCCTGAGCTTCAGCCTCCCGCCGAACGGCATCGTCGGCGTCATCGGTCCGAACGGCGTCGGAAAGACGACCCTGTTCAAGACCATCGTCGGTCTCGAGCCCCTGGACGGCGGAGACCTGAAGATCGGCGAGACCGTCAAGATCAGCTACGTCGACCAGTCGCGTTCGTCGATCGACCCGAACAAGACCCTGTGGGAGGTCGTGTCCGACGGACTCGACTTCATCACGGTCGGCAAGACCGAGATCCCGTCCCGTGCCTACGTGTCCAAGTTCGGGTTCAAGGGTCCGGACCAGCAGAAGAAGGCCGGCGTGCTCTCCGGTGGTGAGCGCAACCGTCTGAACCTCGCGCTCACCCTCAAGGAGGGCGGCAACCTGCTCCTCCTCGACGAGCCGACCAACGACCTCGACGTCGAGACCCTGAGCTCCCTGGAGAACGCGCTGCTCGAGTTCCCCGGCTGCGCCGTGGTCATCACCCACGACCGGTGGTTCCTCGATCGGATCGCGACGCACATCCTCGCGTACGAGGGCACGGACGAGAAGCCCGACCAGTGGTACTGGTTCGAGGGCAACTTCGAGGCCTACGAGCAGAACAAGATCGAGCGCCTCGGGCCGGACGCGGCCAAGCCCCACCGCTCGACCCACCGCAAGCTCACGCGCGACTGA
- a CDS encoding FAD-binding dehydrogenase, with the protein MTTTPPTADVLVIGWGLAGLVAAAEALEAGRRVVIVDQEPRTNLGGQAWWSFGGLFLVDSPEQRRLGISDSLELATQDWFGTAGFDRPEDEWPRRWAEAYLQFAAGEKRSWLRARGVGFFPVVGWAERGGYGALGPGNSVPRFHITWGTGPGIVAPFAAAVEQGEREGRLTVLARHRVEELILTDGRVSGARGTVLASDGAARGVPSSREVIGGFEIDATATIVASGGIGGNHDLVRAAWPPRLGTPPAHMLSGVPAYVDGSMQAVSATAGARLINGDRMWHYVEGITNWNPVWPQHGIRILPGPSSLWLDATGHRLPVPLFPGFDTLGTLEHLRRTGHDHSWFVTSRQIVEKEFALSGSEQNPDLTGKDVALLLKSRLAKGPTGPVQSFLDEGEDFIVENDLESLLEQMAAHPGGELLDVDAVRREVVARDREMANDFSKDAQIGMLRSMRAYRGDKLIRTAAPHRLQDPSAGPLIAVKLHVLTRKSLGGINTDLDGRALDGGGAPIPGLFAAGEASGFGGGGAHGYRALEGTFLGGCLFSGRQAGRAAAALG; encoded by the coding sequence ATGACGACGACACCCCCGACCGCAGACGTCCTGGTGATCGGTTGGGGGTTGGCGGGGCTCGTGGCCGCCGCGGAAGCCCTCGAGGCCGGACGTCGCGTCGTCATCGTCGACCAGGAGCCCCGCACGAACCTCGGCGGGCAGGCGTGGTGGTCGTTCGGCGGCCTGTTCCTCGTGGACTCCCCCGAGCAGCGCCGCCTCGGCATCAGCGACTCGCTCGAACTCGCGACCCAGGACTGGTTCGGCACCGCGGGGTTCGATCGGCCGGAGGACGAGTGGCCACGGCGATGGGCAGAGGCCTACCTGCAGTTCGCGGCCGGCGAGAAGCGCTCCTGGCTCCGCGCCCGCGGCGTCGGCTTCTTCCCGGTGGTCGGATGGGCCGAGCGCGGCGGCTACGGGGCCCTCGGGCCCGGGAACTCTGTTCCTCGCTTCCACATCACCTGGGGCACCGGTCCGGGTATCGTCGCCCCGTTCGCGGCCGCCGTCGAGCAGGGTGAGCGCGAGGGACGGCTGACCGTTCTGGCCCGACACCGCGTCGAGGAACTCATCCTCACCGACGGACGTGTGTCCGGTGCTCGCGGGACCGTGCTGGCATCGGACGGCGCCGCCCGTGGCGTCCCCTCCTCGCGCGAGGTCATCGGCGGCTTCGAGATCGACGCGACGGCGACGATCGTGGCCTCGGGGGGCATCGGCGGAAACCACGACCTCGTCCGCGCGGCCTGGCCCCCGCGCCTCGGCACTCCCCCGGCGCACATGCTCTCCGGCGTGCCCGCCTATGTCGACGGCTCGATGCAGGCCGTGAGCGCCACCGCCGGCGCCCGCCTCATCAACGGCGACCGGATGTGGCACTACGTGGAGGGCATCACGAACTGGAACCCGGTGTGGCCGCAGCACGGCATCCGCATCCTGCCAGGGCCGTCGTCGCTGTGGCTCGACGCGACCGGACACCGGCTCCCCGTTCCGCTCTTCCCCGGCTTCGACACCCTCGGCACGCTCGAGCACCTGCGGCGGACGGGCCACGACCACTCCTGGTTCGTGACCTCGCGGCAGATCGTGGAGAAGGAGTTCGCGCTGTCCGGCAGCGAGCAGAACCCCGACCTCACCGGCAAGGATGTGGCGCTGCTGCTCAAGTCCCGCCTCGCGAAGGGGCCGACGGGACCGGTGCAGTCATTCCTCGACGAGGGCGAGGACTTCATCGTCGAGAACGACCTGGAGTCCTTGCTGGAGCAGATGGCGGCTCATCCCGGCGGGGAGCTCCTGGACGTCGATGCCGTGCGCCGGGAAGTGGTCGCTCGCGATCGCGAGATGGCGAACGACTTCAGCAAGGATGCGCAGATCGGCATGCTGCGCTCGATGCGGGCCTATCGCGGGGACAAGCTCATCCGCACCGCGGCGCCGCACCGGCTGCAGGATCCCTCCGCAGGACCGCTGATCGCGGTCAAGCTGCACGTGCTGACCAGGAAGTCCCTCGGCGGAATCAACACGGATCTCGACGGTCGTGCCCTGGACGGAGGCGGCGCACCGATTCCTGGCCTCTTCGCCGCCGGTGAGGCCAGCGGCTTCGGCGGCGGGGGCGCGCACGGCTACCGCGCCCTGGAGGGGACGTTCCTCGGCGGGTGCCTGTTCTCCGGCCGTCAGGCGGGACGCGCGGCGGCTGCCCTCGGCTGA
- a CDS encoding mechanosensitive ion channel family protein: MLISAETTPAPTPAELPPWVQDMLAVLTTVGGKLLQIAMIIGACVLIALVLRRVITRVVHRIVDTAKNKAAVDDTQALERSPLADMRLVQRTRTLGTILQNIVNVMLVIIAIILIVNAIDNALLGSLTLLTAAVGAGLGFGAQNIVKDVLNGIFLVAEDQIGIGDVVDLGLASGVVEYVSVRVTQVRDVNGTLWYVRNGEVTRIGNMSQGWARAIVDIGVAPDSDLEQVEQILLETAQGLAKDPKWRTRIVEKPELWGLESIDGDALVVRAVIKTRANARDDVAQELRRRLRAALLEKEIDVPRLADVVPTGLEGARRVRGANPPKTRPNAVTGVPVIPDRGIWRRKKNTGGDGSADK, translated from the coding sequence ATGCTGATTTCCGCCGAGACGACCCCCGCGCCGACGCCCGCCGAACTCCCGCCGTGGGTGCAGGACATGCTCGCCGTGCTGACCACGGTCGGCGGCAAGCTCCTCCAGATCGCGATGATCATCGGCGCCTGCGTCCTCATCGCGCTCGTGCTGCGCCGGGTGATCACCCGCGTCGTGCACCGCATCGTGGACACCGCCAAGAACAAGGCCGCCGTCGACGACACGCAGGCGCTGGAACGCTCCCCGCTCGCGGACATGCGCCTCGTGCAGCGCACCCGAACGCTCGGCACCATCCTGCAGAACATCGTGAACGTGATGCTCGTCATCATCGCGATCATCCTCATCGTCAACGCGATCGACAACGCTCTTCTCGGATCGCTCACCCTCCTCACGGCAGCGGTCGGCGCCGGCCTGGGTTTCGGCGCCCAGAACATCGTCAAGGACGTGCTGAACGGGATCTTCCTCGTCGCCGAGGACCAGATCGGCATCGGAGACGTCGTCGACCTCGGGCTGGCGAGCGGCGTCGTCGAATACGTCAGCGTGCGCGTGACCCAGGTGCGGGACGTGAACGGGACGCTCTGGTACGTCCGCAACGGCGAGGTCACCCGCATCGGGAACATGTCGCAGGGCTGGGCGCGGGCGATCGTCGACATCGGTGTCGCCCCGGATTCCGACCTCGAGCAGGTCGAGCAGATCCTTCTGGAGACCGCGCAGGGACTGGCGAAGGACCCGAAGTGGCGCACGCGCATCGTGGAGAAGCCGGAGCTGTGGGGCCTCGAGTCCATCGACGGGGATGCGCTCGTCGTCCGGGCCGTCATCAAGACCAGGGCGAACGCGCGGGACGACGTGGCACAGGAGCTCCGACGCCGCCTCCGGGCCGCTCTGCTGGAGAAGGAGATCGACGTGCCGCGTCTCGCGGACGTCGTGCCCACAGGACTGGAGGGCGCGCGCCGCGTCCGGGGCGCCAACCCGCCGAAGACGCGCCCCAACGCCGTCACCGGGGTGCCCGTCATCCCCGACCGCGGCATCTGGCGACGCAAGAAGAACACCGGCGGCGACGGGAGTGCAGACAAGTGA